A window of Haliscomenobacter hydrossis DSM 1100 contains these coding sequences:
- a CDS encoding DUF3109 family protein, translating into MLIVNDVLVSDEIVQEHFICDLDACKGACCWEGDFGAPLERAELPILDEIYDSIKSFLTSDGRAAIEAQGKYTYVEENKGYATPLVNNAACAYLTYDNFGIAKCGIELAHQAGATDFIKPISCHLYPIRVSSEVSGFEGLNYERWHICSAACTLGKKEKVPVYVFLKDALVRKYGADFYAELCAAAKVLEE; encoded by the coding sequence ATGTTGATTGTAAACGATGTATTGGTTAGTGACGAAATAGTGCAGGAGCATTTCATCTGCGATTTGGATGCCTGCAAAGGGGCGTGTTGTTGGGAAGGCGACTTTGGTGCGCCTCTGGAGAGGGCTGAATTGCCCATTCTCGACGAGATTTATGACTCCATCAAAAGCTTTTTGACCAGCGATGGCCGGGCAGCCATTGAGGCGCAAGGCAAATACACCTATGTTGAGGAAAACAAGGGCTACGCTACTCCGCTGGTCAACAATGCTGCTTGTGCCTACCTTACTTACGATAATTTTGGCATCGCCAAGTGTGGCATCGAGCTGGCTCACCAGGCGGGTGCCACTGATTTTATCAAACCGATCTCTTGTCACCTCTATCCGATCAGGGTCAGCTCAGAGGTATCGGGCTTTGAAGGACTGAACTACGAGCGCTGGCACATTTGTTCAGCGGCTTGTACCTTGGGAAAAAAAGAAAAAGTACCCGTTTACGTGTTTTTGAAAGACGCGCTGGTCCGCAAGTACGGAGCGGATTTTTATGCGGAGTTGTGCGCGGCGGCGAAGGTGTTGGAGGAGTGA
- a CDS encoding citrate (Si)-synthase — MDTLKKKFYEKSSALKVEIKSLLKEHSELMVDDVNLGQIYGGARDIKMMVWETSELDAMEGIRFRNMSIPELKEKLPKGKDGKEPLPEALFWLMLVGEVPTKAEADWLTEEWRKRSTVPAHVFSTLDALPTNTHAMTQFTIAINAMQTESIFASRYDEGMNKDEYWDATYEDTMNLIAKLPQVAAYIYRRTYAAGQHIAPSTTEDWSGNYAHMLGFENEEFKALMRLYLTIHADHEGGNASAHTTHLVGSTLSDPYLTFAAGMNALAGPLHGLANQEVIKWIFDMLEELGTTAPTKEQIADYVHATLAKGQVVPGYGHAVLRRPDPRFMAQMEFAKEYIRHDDVVEVVWKVFDVVPGILSSLGKVKNPWPNVDAHSGALLVHYGLKEYGYYTVLFGVSRALGVLAALCWSRALGFPLERPKSVTTEWVRQFLAEHKAKA; from the coding sequence ATGGATACCCTCAAGAAAAAATTCTACGAGAAATCCAGCGCCTTAAAAGTCGAAATCAAATCCTTGCTCAAGGAGCACAGCGAATTGATGGTGGATGACGTAAACCTCGGTCAGATTTATGGCGGTGCCCGCGACATCAAAATGATGGTATGGGAAACCTCCGAACTGGACGCAATGGAAGGTATCCGCTTCCGGAACATGTCTATTCCGGAATTGAAAGAAAAACTACCCAAAGGTAAAGATGGCAAAGAACCCCTACCGGAAGCCCTATTCTGGTTGATGCTGGTGGGTGAAGTGCCAACCAAAGCTGAAGCCGACTGGCTGACGGAAGAGTGGCGCAAGCGCAGTACTGTACCAGCCCATGTATTCAGCACGCTGGATGCTCTGCCGACCAACACCCACGCCATGACCCAGTTCACGATTGCCATCAATGCCATGCAAACGGAGAGCATCTTTGCCTCCCGCTACGACGAAGGCATGAATAAAGACGAGTATTGGGATGCCACTTACGAAGACACGATGAACCTCATCGCCAAGCTTCCACAAGTGGCCGCCTACATTTATCGCCGCACTTACGCCGCTGGGCAACACATCGCCCCAAGCACAACGGAAGACTGGTCGGGCAACTACGCCCATATGTTGGGTTTTGAGAATGAAGAATTCAAAGCCTTGATGCGCCTGTACCTGACCATCCACGCCGATCACGAAGGTGGAAACGCATCTGCGCATACTACCCACCTGGTGGGTTCTACCCTCAGCGATCCCTATTTGACCTTTGCCGCAGGGATGAACGCACTGGCTGGCCCTTTGCATGGCCTGGCCAATCAGGAAGTGATCAAGTGGATTTTCGATATGCTTGAAGAATTGGGTACCACTGCGCCGACCAAAGAACAAATCGCTGATTATGTACACGCTACTTTGGCCAAAGGACAGGTAGTGCCCGGTTATGGTCACGCGGTATTGCGCCGACCTGACCCCCGTTTTATGGCCCAAATGGAATTCGCCAAAGAATACATTCGCCACGACGATGTGGTAGAAGTCGTTTGGAAAGTATTTGACGTCGTGCCCGGTATTCTGAGCAGCCTGGGTAAAGTAAAAAATCCCTGGCCTAATGTTGACGCCCACTCTGGTGCCTTGTTGGTGCACTATGGCTTGAAGGAGTATGGCTATTATACCGTTTTGTTTGGGGTTTCCCGGGCATTGGGTGTATTGGCCGCCTTGTGCTGGTCACGGGCATTGGGTTTCCCACTCGAACGGCCAAAATCGGTTACTACCGAATGGGTTCGGCAATTTTTGGCGGAGCACAAAGCAAAAGCATAA
- the ruvA gene encoding Holliday junction branch migration protein RuvA, which yields MITYLRGNITQKTPTYIVVETAGVGYLVHISLHTYSQIEKKEEVKILTHLNIKEDSHTLYGFAEEAERSLFRHLISVSGVGPTTAQIMLSSLSPDELRAAIIGEQEQVFRAVKGIGPKMAKRIILDLKDKLIKDSGDLPLTFPSQNNTIREEALSALVALGFQKIAVQKALNHLLKDQAIQNVEQLIKLALRELSA from the coding sequence ATGATCACATACTTAAGAGGAAACATCACCCAAAAAACGCCAACCTACATCGTTGTTGAAACAGCAGGGGTAGGCTATTTGGTGCACATCAGTTTGCATACCTACAGTCAGATCGAAAAGAAAGAAGAAGTCAAAATCCTGACCCATTTAAACATCAAAGAGGACAGCCACACCTTGTATGGTTTTGCGGAAGAAGCCGAGCGCAGCCTTTTCCGACACCTCATTTCGGTGAGTGGAGTTGGCCCCACTACCGCCCAAATTATGCTGTCCTCGCTTAGTCCTGACGAGCTTCGCGCCGCCATTATCGGCGAGCAAGAGCAGGTTTTTCGGGCAGTAAAAGGCATTGGCCCCAAAATGGCCAAACGCATTATTTTGGATTTGAAAGATAAACTGATAAAAGATTCCGGAGATTTGCCGTTAACATTTCCTTCACAAAACAATACTATTCGGGAAGAGGCGTTATCTGCATTGGTAGCGTTGGGCTTCCAGAAGATAGCGGTTCAAAAGGCCTTAAATCATCTTCTGAAAGACCAGGCTATCCAAAATGTAGAGCAGCTAATCAAGCTTGCTCTAAGAGAGCTATCTGCATAA
- a CDS encoding ArsR/SmtB family transcription factor, producing MRKQKNDVITLKKGQTEIELDYAELRKAVLVLRAINHKLRQRIIDLLEEHEAMTVTEIYVKLRLEQSVASQHLAILRRAGVVQTDRSGKFIHYSLNKDRIEQISRLVEELTGQQ from the coding sequence ATGAGAAAGCAAAAAAACGACGTGATCACCCTGAAAAAAGGGCAGACCGAAATCGAACTTGACTACGCAGAATTGCGTAAAGCGGTGCTCGTACTCCGGGCCATCAACCACAAGCTTCGCCAAAGAATCATTGATCTGCTAGAAGAGCATGAAGCCATGACCGTAACCGAAATTTACGTCAAACTCCGTTTGGAGCAGTCCGTAGCTTCTCAGCATCTGGCTATTTTGCGCCGTGCCGGAGTTGTACAAACCGATCGCAGCGGCAAATTTATTCACTATTCTTTGAATAAAGATCGCATCGAACAGATCTCTCGTCTGGTAGAGGAACTTACTGGACAACAATAA
- the purD gene encoding phosphoribosylamine--glycine ligase, which produces MKILLLGSGGREHALAWKLRQSPLCTALWIAPGNAGTAELGTNIALDPNDFPAVADLVQREGIDMVLVGPEEPLVRGIYDYFQVHFPNLPVIGPSQVGAQLEGSKAFAKEFMLEMGIPTAAYREFTAATLQAGLDYILTQTPPIVLKADGLAAGKGVVILDDLAAAQAELRDMLSGKFGAASAKVVIEQFLSGIEFSVFALTDGKDYLILPEAKDYKRVGEADSGPNTGGMGAVSPVPFVDEALMKKVEETIIKPTIAGIAKRGIVYKGFVFFGLIKVGGEPFVIEYNCRLGDPETEVVMPRLQNDLVELLQATHEGILSQQQIVMDPRSAATIILVSGGYPGDYEKGKVISGLTAVKDSMVFHAGTKNSSDGIVTNGGRVIALTSFGDNFDEALVFSNRNAEVVKFEGKYYRRDIGFDLH; this is translated from the coding sequence ATGAAAATTCTGTTGCTTGGAAGTGGAGGAAGAGAACACGCCTTGGCCTGGAAGTTGCGGCAAAGCCCGCTTTGTACAGCACTCTGGATTGCGCCAGGCAATGCCGGAACGGCTGAATTGGGAACCAACATCGCGCTGGATCCCAATGATTTTCCAGCAGTGGCAGATCTGGTACAACGTGAAGGCATCGACATGGTTTTGGTAGGCCCCGAAGAACCCCTGGTGCGGGGCATTTATGATTATTTCCAGGTACATTTCCCCAATTTGCCCGTGATCGGGCCCTCCCAGGTGGGTGCTCAACTGGAAGGCAGCAAGGCTTTTGCCAAAGAATTTATGCTCGAAATGGGCATTCCTACTGCGGCTTATCGCGAGTTTACTGCGGCTACCCTGCAAGCTGGACTGGATTATATTTTGACCCAAACACCACCCATTGTGCTCAAAGCCGATGGCCTTGCGGCCGGCAAAGGGGTGGTGATTTTGGACGATTTGGCCGCTGCTCAGGCCGAATTGCGCGACATGTTGAGCGGCAAGTTTGGTGCAGCCAGTGCCAAAGTTGTGATTGAGCAATTTCTCTCCGGCATCGAGTTTTCCGTATTCGCCCTGACCGATGGCAAAGATTATTTGATTTTACCCGAAGCCAAAGATTACAAACGGGTTGGAGAAGCAGATAGTGGCCCGAATACCGGCGGCATGGGTGCCGTTTCACCCGTACCTTTTGTGGATGAAGCATTGATGAAAAAGGTGGAAGAAACCATCATCAAGCCCACCATTGCAGGTATCGCCAAACGAGGAATTGTGTACAAAGGTTTTGTTTTCTTTGGCTTGATCAAGGTGGGAGGAGAACCCTTTGTGATTGAATACAACTGCCGTCTGGGCGATCCCGAAACCGAGGTGGTTATGCCCCGTTTGCAAAATGACCTGGTTGAACTATTGCAAGCTACCCACGAAGGGATCCTGTCGCAACAGCAAATTGTGATGGATCCACGCTCGGCGGCGACCATCATTCTGGTATCTGGTGGGTATCCTGGCGATTATGAAAAAGGGAAAGTCATCAGTGGTTTGACGGCAGTAAAAGACAGTATGGTTTTCCATGCTGGCACCAAGAATTCATCAGATGGGATTGTAACGAACGGCGGTCGCGTTATCGCGCTGACTTCTTTCGGCGATAATTTTGATGAGGCACTGGTGTTTTCCAATCGCAACGCCGAGGTTGTTAAGTTTGAAGGAAAATATTACCGCAGGGATATTGGTTTTGATTTGCATTGA
- a CDS encoding peptide MFS transporter → MQDIALLLLISGWVFVLIWIPIVIYSNRKIHPKALFIIFLTEMWERFSYYGMRALLTLYMAKVLYANLGEQQANTKAIGVYGAYTAMAYLFPVVGGVIADRFFGFRKSVIIGAALMAIGHITLGMQGIPGFESNQTIFFLSLAIIILGNGYFKPNMSSFLGTFYEPDDPRKDSAYSIFYMGVNTGSLLAMLTCGYVGQRIGWHYGFGLAGIGMTLGLILFMWLGPKYFEDKGLPNDPNAGKKPLFAGLNVNSTIILGTIVLIPVVMFLLNPNAILSRVLLAVSILILSYIIWHALSLPDRKEGQRLLVIVFLFFFHMIFWMLFEQAGGSIALFTDKNVNRMVLGTEIPASQFGALNGFFVILLAPLFSWMWMWLGKRKMEPSTPMKFLLGLFQIALGFGLIVWGARSFATDGLMPLVFLVLMYFFHTSGELSISPIGLSMISKLSPAKMVGFVMGAWYLSISLGNSMASEIGKLTAGGNLDGSKLSRTDSLVVYTDTYLLWGIYVVLGITVVLALLIPLLRKWMHGIH, encoded by the coding sequence ATGCAAGACATCGCACTTCTCCTCCTCATTTCGGGATGGGTATTTGTCCTCATCTGGATTCCCATTGTCATTTATTCCAACCGAAAGATTCACCCCAAAGCCCTGTTTATCATCTTCCTCACCGAAATGTGGGAACGTTTTTCCTACTACGGTATGCGGGCTTTGCTCACCTTATATATGGCCAAGGTTTTGTACGCCAATCTGGGCGAGCAACAAGCCAATACCAAGGCAATCGGGGTATACGGAGCGTATACGGCAATGGCTTACTTGTTCCCGGTGGTAGGAGGCGTGATCGCCGACCGTTTTTTTGGATTCCGCAAGTCGGTTATTATTGGTGCAGCCTTGATGGCCATTGGTCACATTACCCTGGGGATGCAAGGCATTCCGGGGTTTGAAAGCAATCAAACCATTTTTTTCCTGTCGCTGGCGATCATCATATTGGGCAATGGGTATTTTAAACCCAACATGTCCAGTTTTTTGGGTACCTTTTACGAACCCGATGATCCGCGCAAAGACAGTGCCTACTCCATTTTTTACATGGGGGTCAATACGGGTTCCTTGTTGGCCATGCTCACCTGCGGATACGTAGGGCAGCGCATTGGCTGGCATTACGGCTTTGGATTGGCGGGAATCGGGATGACCCTGGGCTTGATTTTGTTCATGTGGCTGGGGCCAAAGTATTTTGAAGACAAAGGGCTTCCCAATGACCCCAATGCCGGTAAGAAGCCTTTATTCGCTGGCTTGAACGTCAATTCGACCATCATTTTGGGGACAATTGTGTTGATCCCGGTGGTGATGTTTCTGCTGAATCCCAATGCCATCCTGAGCCGGGTATTGCTGGCGGTGAGTATCCTTATCTTGAGCTACATCATCTGGCATGCCTTGAGTTTGCCTGATCGGAAGGAGGGGCAACGCCTCCTGGTCATTGTATTTTTGTTTTTCTTCCACATGATCTTTTGGATGCTATTTGAGCAGGCCGGAGGTTCAATCGCCCTGTTTACGGATAAAAACGTCAACCGGATGGTGCTGGGAACAGAGATTCCGGCGTCTCAATTTGGGGCACTCAATGGCTTTTTTGTCATTTTGTTGGCACCCCTCTTCTCCTGGATGTGGATGTGGTTGGGCAAGCGTAAAATGGAGCCAAGCACACCGATGAAATTTTTATTGGGTTTATTCCAAATTGCGCTTGGTTTTGGATTGATCGTCTGGGGCGCGCGTTCGTTTGCTACCGATGGTCTTATGCCGCTGGTTTTTCTGGTATTGATGTACTTCTTCCACACTTCGGGCGAATTGAGTATTTCGCCGATCGGCTTGTCCATGATCAGTAAACTTTCCCCGGCCAAGATGGTGGGTTTTGTGATGGGTGCCTGGTATTTGTCCATTTCACTGGGCAATAGTATGGCCAGCGAAATTGGTAAATTGACTGCAGGTGGAAACCTTGATGGCAGCAAATTGAGTCGAACAGATTCTTTGGTGGTGTATACCGATACTTATTTGTTGTGGGGCATTTACGTGGTACTCGGGATCACGGTGGTACTGGCTTTATTGATTCCGTTGCTGCGGAAGTGGATGCATGGAATCCATTGA
- a CDS encoding Hsp20/alpha crystallin family protein produces the protein MKVVAVKPQVPSVFVDESLDRLINRFFGPEVSFGPFRDSVENRPAVNIVETEQAFRIELAAPGLNKEDFNIKLEKDTLSISAKKETTTVEGEKVKVREFAYSSFQRNFNLPKTVNAEAIEARYENGVLFLTLPKKEEALPKVQQISVG, from the coding sequence ATGAAAGTTGTAGCTGTTAAACCACAAGTACCCTCTGTTTTTGTAGACGAATCTCTCGACCGTCTGATCAATCGTTTCTTTGGCCCAGAAGTTTCCTTTGGCCCTTTCCGCGATTCAGTGGAAAATCGTCCAGCCGTTAACATCGTTGAGACTGAACAGGCATTCCGCATTGAATTGGCCGCTCCCGGTTTGAACAAAGAAGATTTCAACATCAAATTGGAAAAAGATACGCTGAGCATCTCGGCCAAAAAAGAAACCACTACCGTGGAAGGCGAAAAAGTGAAAGTGCGCGAGTTTGCTTACTCCAGCTTCCAACGCAACTTCAATTTGCCCAAAACGGTCAACGCTGAGGCCATCGAAGCCCGCTACGAAAATGGGGTCTTGTTCTTGACCTTGCCTAAAAAAGAAGAAGCGCTGCCTAAAGTTCAGCAGATTTCGGTAGGCTAA
- the prfA gene encoding peptide chain release factor 1 encodes MLEKLEAIYDRYLNLEEQMSDPDIIVDMDRYKKVSKNYKDLKPIVEAFLIYRNLVGNRDSAKQALSDEDPEMREMAQEELESLNPQIEELEDKIKFLLIPKDPEDSRDVIFEIRSGTGGDEASLFAGDLYRMYTRYFESKGWKVSAMEINEGSVGGYNKLVLEINGEDVYGTLKFESGAHRVQRVPKTESQGRVHTSAATVVVMPKLEMEDLEIRKEDLKTDTFRSSGAGGQHVNKTESGVRFTHLPTGVVSESTDGRSQIQNREIALQRLYQKIYEMRRQAHESEQAAKRKSLVGSGDRSDKIRTYNFPQNRVTDHRINLTIYSLDKVLEGDLEAIIEGLQLYENTEKLKAGEEIGA; translated from the coding sequence ATGCTGGAAAAGCTGGAAGCCATTTATGATCGGTACTTGAACTTGGAGGAGCAGATGTCGGACCCCGATATCATCGTGGACATGGACCGGTACAAAAAGGTTAGCAAAAACTACAAGGACCTCAAACCAATTGTAGAGGCATTTCTCATTTACCGAAACCTGGTGGGCAATCGGGATTCAGCCAAGCAGGCACTCAGCGATGAAGACCCCGAAATGCGGGAAATGGCGCAGGAGGAACTGGAAAGTTTGAATCCACAGATTGAAGAACTGGAGGATAAAATCAAGTTTTTGCTGATCCCCAAAGATCCCGAAGACTCGCGTGATGTAATTTTTGAGATTCGCTCCGGAACGGGTGGCGATGAAGCGAGCCTTTTTGCCGGCGATCTATATCGCATGTACACCCGCTACTTTGAGTCAAAAGGCTGGAAAGTGTCCGCCATGGAAATCAATGAAGGCTCGGTAGGCGGCTACAACAAGTTGGTGCTGGAAATCAACGGCGAAGACGTATATGGTACACTCAAATTTGAGTCGGGTGCACATCGGGTACAACGGGTACCCAAAACCGAATCACAAGGCCGGGTACACACTTCGGCAGCAACGGTGGTGGTAATGCCCAAGCTGGAAATGGAAGACCTCGAAATCCGCAAAGAAGACCTCAAAACCGATACCTTTCGCTCCAGTGGTGCCGGTGGGCAGCACGTCAACAAAACGGAATCCGGGGTGCGTTTTACCCACTTACCTACCGGAGTGGTTTCAGAAAGTACCGATGGCCGTTCCCAAATCCAAAACCGGGAGATTGCTCTGCAACGCCTTTACCAAAAAATATACGAAATGCGCCGTCAAGCGCACGAGTCAGAGCAAGCCGCCAAACGCAAATCTTTGGTCGGCAGCGGTGATCGTTCAGACAAGATTCGCACTTACAATTTTCCCCAAAACCGCGTCACAGACCATCGCATCAACCTGACCATCTACTCGTTGGATAAGGTATTGGAAGGTGATCTGGAGGCGATCATCGAAGGTTTGCAATTGTACGAGAATACGGAAAAATTGAAAGCCGGGGAAGAAATCGGCGCATAA
- a CDS encoding ArsR/SmtB family transcription factor, with translation MRNTKVGINPEKLEAASELLRALAHPLRLQIIDFIDQSDAINVNKIYNTLKLEQSITSQHLRVLRTTDLVSTERDGKFIHYRVDYDKIDQTVKAIRNFLKK, from the coding sequence ATGAGAAACACAAAAGTTGGTATTAATCCTGAAAAGCTAGAAGCTGCTTCAGAGCTTCTCCGTGCGTTGGCACATCCTCTCCGTCTCCAGATCATTGATTTCATTGATCAAAGCGATGCCATTAATGTGAACAAAATCTACAACACGCTGAAGTTGGAGCAATCCATCACTTCTCAGCATCTGCGGGTTTTGCGCACAACCGATCTGGTAAGTACGGAAAGGGACGGAAAGTTTATCCATTACCGGGTTGACTACGACAAAATCGATCAAACCGTAAAGGCCATCCGCAATTTCTTGAAGAAATAG
- the gcvH gene encoding glycine cleavage system protein GcvH produces the protein MNFPQDLRYTSEHEWVSVSEGNIATIGITDFAQGELGDIVYVDIDTVGNQLNANEVFGSVEAVKTVSDLFMPVDGEVLEVNAALDGAPDLVNTDPYGEGWIIKIKMSDPAQLEGLMDAAAYESSVAG, from the coding sequence ATGAATTTTCCTCAAGACTTGCGTTATACCTCCGAACACGAATGGGTTAGTGTCTCGGAAGGCAATATTGCCACCATTGGCATCACTGATTTTGCTCAGGGTGAATTGGGCGATATTGTTTATGTAGATATAGATACCGTAGGGAACCAACTCAACGCCAACGAAGTGTTTGGCTCCGTAGAGGCCGTAAAAACCGTTTCGGATCTCTTCATGCCCGTAGATGGAGAAGTACTGGAAGTAAACGCTGCCCTGGATGGCGCGCCTGATCTGGTCAATACCGATCCTTACGGCGAAGGCTGGATCATTAAAATCAAGATGAGCGACCCCGCTCAACTTGAAGGGTTGATGGATGCTGCTGCTTACGAAAGTAGTGTAGCGGGGTAG
- the tsaB gene encoding tRNA (adenosine(37)-N6)-threonylcarbamoyltransferase complex dimerization subunit type 1 TsaB, translating to MNLFCVKAKFFLSSDIVRKYKLAICNRLYNKFSCMALVLCMETATERCSIVVASEGNIIEKVYSSGDFDHTAQLTLLIEKCLRLGNLQLSDLDAIAISIGPGSYTSLRAGLSTAKGLAYGLDLPLLPIDSLSIIAAGAIQEHSPSKATLYVPMIDARRMEVYTAIYSPTGETLEMANAAILTPDSFCTYFEQEISLVFAGNGAPKFSLIASSPFAIFSSVRSDATYMPALAEKAYQQKAFADVAYIEPFYLKPPNITVPKKQI from the coding sequence TTGAACTTATTTTGCGTCAAAGCAAAGTTTTTTTTATCAAGCGATATAGTACGTAAGTATAAGCTTGCGATATGTAATCGTTTATACAATAAGTTTTCTTGCATGGCGTTAGTTCTTTGTATGGAAACTGCTACCGAGCGGTGCTCCATCGTTGTGGCAAGCGAGGGAAATATCATCGAAAAAGTATATTCTTCCGGTGATTTTGACCATACCGCCCAACTCACATTGCTGATTGAAAAATGTTTGAGGCTAGGCAATCTTCAATTGTCAGATTTGGATGCCATCGCCATCAGCATTGGACCTGGTTCGTACACCTCGCTGCGTGCGGGCCTGAGTACAGCGAAGGGGCTGGCCTATGGCCTGGATCTGCCGCTGTTGCCCATTGATTCGCTCAGCATTATCGCAGCCGGTGCAATCCAGGAACATTCACCATCTAAGGCTACTCTTTATGTGCCCATGATTGATGCTCGAAGGATGGAAGTGTATACCGCGATTTATTCGCCTACAGGGGAAACATTGGAAATGGCCAACGCAGCAATTTTGACACCAGATAGTTTTTGCACCTATTTTGAACAAGAAATTTCTTTGGTTTTTGCGGGTAATGGCGCCCCCAAGTTTTCCCTCATCGCCTCATCACCCTTTGCAATTTTCAGCTCGGTACGTTCAGATGCGACTTATATGCCCGCTTTAGCCGAAAAGGCATATCAACAAAAAGCATTTGCTGATGTGGCTTACATTGAGCCTTTTTACCTCAAACCCCCAAACATTACGGTTCCTAAAAAACAAATTTAA
- a CDS encoding GH3 auxin-responsive promoter family protein: MRRLVNSFFHRLYHYRYRLIRSYMENPHRIQQAQLQELLLFAADTEWGKSHFFHDIRNPEDFRQAIALTDYEDLKPFIGRMMLGERDVLWPGQINWYSKSSGTTNDKSKFIPVTPQSLYKCHMRGSWDTMTLYYHSRPQASQFADKSMVMGGSLSRFEPFPKTIVGDVSAIMIQHMPWVARPFFIPDFETALLANWEEKLEKLALAGASTPNVVMIGGVPTWTVVLFRRILELTGKSNMLEVWPKFQVYTHGGVSFTPYRHQFQSFFPSPAVDYQEIYNASEGFFAVQDNLDEEGLLLLLNNGIYYEFIPMSEWEQSNPKALSLAEVEVGKNYALVISTNSGLWRYLPGDTVIFTSVQPYRIKVSGRTKQFVNAFGEEVMVDNTDKALAEACLLTGAEVREYTVAPVYFQGNAQGGHQWIIEFAKEPSDLQAFTRLLDLNLQRINSDYEAKRFRDLAMLPLRIQVVPNGTFHNWLRAKGKLGGQHKVPRLSNHRNFIEEILAQVGP; encoded by the coding sequence ATGCGGAGACTCGTCAATTCCTTTTTTCACCGCCTCTACCATTACCGCTACCGCTTGATACGGAGCTATATGGAAAACCCTCATCGGATCCAACAGGCCCAACTTCAAGAGCTATTGCTCTTCGCGGCGGATACCGAATGGGGCAAGTCTCATTTTTTTCACGACATCCGCAACCCCGAAGATTTTCGGCAAGCCATTGCCCTTACTGACTATGAAGACCTTAAACCATTTATTGGCCGCATGATGCTCGGTGAGCGCGATGTGCTTTGGCCAGGTCAAATCAATTGGTATTCAAAATCTTCAGGTACCACCAACGACAAGAGCAAGTTCATTCCAGTTACCCCACAGAGTTTGTACAAATGTCACATGCGCGGTAGCTGGGATACCATGACCCTCTATTACCACAGTCGGCCCCAAGCCTCACAGTTTGCCGACAAAAGTATGGTGATGGGTGGCAGCCTAAGTCGCTTTGAACCCTTCCCCAAAACCATCGTCGGGGATGTCAGTGCCATCATGATCCAACACATGCCCTGGGTGGCGCGACCTTTTTTTATTCCCGATTTTGAAACCGCATTGTTGGCCAATTGGGAAGAAAAATTGGAAAAACTGGCTCTTGCCGGGGCCAGCACACCCAATGTGGTGATGATTGGTGGCGTACCCACCTGGACGGTTGTCCTGTTTCGCCGTATTTTGGAATTAACGGGCAAAAGCAATATGCTGGAGGTCTGGCCTAAATTTCAGGTGTACACCCACGGTGGGGTAAGTTTTACCCCTTACCGTCATCAGTTTCAGTCTTTTTTTCCTTCTCCTGCGGTTGATTATCAGGAAATTTACAATGCTTCGGAAGGTTTTTTTGCCGTGCAGGATAACCTGGATGAAGAAGGTTTGTTGCTGTTGCTCAACAATGGCATTTATTACGAATTCATCCCCATGAGCGAATGGGAACAAAGCAATCCCAAAGCCCTGAGCCTGGCGGAAGTGGAAGTGGGTAAAAATTACGCCCTGGTCATCAGCACCAACTCGGGCTTATGGCGTTATTTGCCTGGCGATACCGTCATTTTTACTTCGGTACAACCCTACCGCATCAAAGTCAGCGGGCGCACCAAGCAGTTTGTCAATGCGTTTGGAGAGGAAGTGATGGTAGACAATACCGACAAAGCCCTGGCCGAGGCCTGCCTCCTCACTGGTGCAGAGGTGCGCGAATACACCGTGGCCCCCGTCTATTTTCAAGGCAACGCTCAAGGCGGCCACCAATGGATCATTGAATTTGCCAAAGAACCCTCCGACCTTCAGGCTTTTACACGTTTGCTCGACCTCAACTTGCAACGCATCAACTCCGACTACGAAGCCAAGCGCTTCCGCGACCTCGCCATGCTGCCCCTCCGCATTCAGGTAGTGCCCAATGGTACTTTCCACAATTGGTTGCGGGCCAAAGGCAAGTTGGGCGGCCAACACAAAGTGCCGCGTTTGTCCAATCACCGCAATTTCATCGAAGAGATTCTAGCTCAAGTGGGTCCTTAA